The Candidatus Omnitrophota bacterium region CGTTACCGCCTCTTAGCGGATACCCGACGGCCCTGTCGGGGGGACGTACCGTATCACCACTTACGTATTTCCTGGGACAATATCACGGCCTCGGCTATCTCCTTCATGGAGACGCGTTTGTTCATGCTGGATTTTCGCAGCATGGTATATGCCTCTTCCTCGGAAATACTCTGTTCCTTCATCAATATGCCTTTTGCCTTCTCGACCTTTTTCCTCGTCTCTAGCTCTTCCTGTATGATCTTGCTTTTCACCATCAGCTCCGTGTTCTCTATTGCCACGGCCGCCTGGTTGGCCACGGTGCTTAAAAGATGTATATCGTCCTTCGTGAACTCATACATATCAACGGTATAGACGTTTATCACGCCTATGACCTTGTCTTTCACCATCATGGGAACGCTGAGCATCGAGACAAAACCTTCTTTCTTGGCCAGCGCCTTCTGTTTATACCTCTTGTCATTCAGTATATCCGATATCGCCACAGGTTCTTTGTCCCTGGCCACAAGCCCGACTATACCCTCGCCTACCCTTATAGCGCGTTCCTTCAGGTATTCCTGGCTCATGGCCTGCGTGGCTCTTATCCGGAGCTCCCCTTTTTCCTCATCCAGAAGCCATAACGCGCATATCTTGGCGCCCATCACATTCGCCGTGAGGTTGACTATCAAGCGGAGTATATCCTCCAGATAAAGGTCGGACGTGATAGCCTTGCTTATCCTGTTCAAGGTCGCCAGATATTCTTTTTCGGGAGATTTGTTCATATTCGACCGTCCCCTGTTATATTTACCGGGCCTGGCGCCTGACGGCACCAGGCCCGAACTCATGCCTACATTAAAAAGAGCATCTCGGTATAGGACGGAAGCGGCCATATATCTTCCGGTATTACACTTTCCAGCTCGTCCACCGATCCGCGCAACGTTTCCATGGCCTTTAACATCTTCTCCGGAGAATGGCTCTGTATGGCCTTTTCCAGGACTTTGACCCCTTTCATCGTCTCTTCGATATAGCCGCATATCTCCCTGAGCAGGGCCTCTGAAGAGTCGACCTTTATCTTAAGGGCCTTGGTGTCCATGATGGTCCCCGCAAGGTCGCCCTGGTATTCCAGCGCGGCCGGTATTATAAGCGTCTTAGCCATGTCCAGAGCCACACTGGCCTCTATGGCTATTGTCTTTTCGTATTGTTCCTTGTATATCTCGTTCCTGGACCTGAGCTCGGTCCGGGACAGCACCTTGTGTTTCTCGAACAGTTTCATGGCCTTTTCCGACGCCATGCTCTCAAGGGCCTCGGGCGTTTTCTTAAGGTTCGGCAACCCTCTTTTCTCGGCTTCTTTGTGCCATTTTTCCGTGTAGTTGTCACCGTTGAAAAGTATCCTCTTGTGCTTTTTGACTATATCCTTGATTATCTTCTGGAGAGCCTCGTTAAAGTCCTTCTTGGATCTTACGTTCTTCTCCAGCCGCGTGCATATCTCGTCCAGCGCGTCCGCCACTATAGTGTTGAGCACTATGTTCGAACCGGAACAGCTCTGGTTGGACCCCACAGCGCGGAACTCGAACTTATTGCCCGTGAAAGCGAACGGGCTTGTCCTGTTCCTGTCGGTGACATCCCTTGGAAGAGGCGGAAGTGACGTCACTCCTATCTCCAGGGTGCCGCCTTCTTTCGAGGTCTTGGCCCCGCCTTTTTCTATCTGCTCGATTATATCCGTGAGCTGTTCCCCGAGAAAGATAGAAAGTATCGCGGGAGGCGCCTCGTTAGCGCCGAGCCTGTGATCATTACCCGCCGTAGCGACGCTCGCCCTCAAGAGATCGGCATTGGTGTCTATGGCCATCATAAGCGCGCATATCATCGTAAGGAACTTGGCGTTCTCATGCGGATTGTTCCCCGGAGAGAGCCAGTTCTTACCGTCCGGACCCACGACCGACCAGTTGTTATGCTTACCCGACCCGTTCACGCCGGCAAAGGGCTTTTCATGCATAAGACACACGAGCCCGTGTTTCTCGGCTATCTTCCGCAGTACCTCCATTATTATCATGTTATGGTCCACGGAAAGGTTCTGTTCCTCGAAGACCGGAGCTATCTCGAACTGGGCGGGACAAACCTCGTTATGCCTGGTCTTGCTGGGGATGCCAAGCGTCCAAAGCTCCCTATCGAGGTCTTCCATGAACTCTATCACACGCGTCCTTATCGCCCCGAAATAATGGTCCTCCATCTGCTGATGTTTTGCCGGAGCCTTGCCAAAAAGCGTCCTGCCGGTCTGGATAAGGTCCAGCCGCGCTTCGTAGAAAGACTGGTCTACAAGGAAATATTCCTGTTCAGGGCCAAGCGTAGCATAAGCCCTTTTATTTTTCGTGTCTATCCCGAAAAGGCCCGCGAGGCGGCATACCTGCTTCGAAAGCGCGGCTACCGACCTGAGAAGCGGTGTTTTCTTATCCAGGGCCTCGCCGTGATAAGAACAGAACGCCGTCGGGATACAAAGCGTGGCGCTATTCTCACCGCGTTTTATGAATGCCGGGCTGGTCGGGTCCCATGCGGTATATCCACGGGCCTCGAAAGTCGCCCTGAGACCGCCGGACGGAAAACTCGACGCGTCCGGTTCCCCCTTTATGAGCTCATTGCCGGAAAACTGCATTATGACCCCGCCTTCATCATCCGGCTGTATAAAAGAATCATGCTTTTCGGCGGTAGAACCCGTAAGAGGCTGGAACCAGTGCGTAAAATGCGTCGCGCCCTTCGAAACGGCCCAGGTCTTCATTGCGTCGGCCACCTCATTGGCGATGCTTGGATCTATGGACGTACCTTCTTTTATCGTCGACAGCAGTGATCTGTACGCTTTTTCCGAAAGGTAATTACGCATGGTCTTCGTACCGAAAACCTCTTCACCGTAATAATCAGCCACTGTCTCAACACTGATCCTATTGTCTTTCATGGTCATCCCCCTTTTGTGTTCCATACCACTAACATTTTAACAATTATATTTTTTAATTCAACATAATTAACGACCGCGCGTATAAAAAAACGCCCTTTACGGCCGGTAATATCCCAACTTGGCCGAAAGGACGTCTTTATCCTTACCTTGGGCCGTACTTCCCTCGTACGGCAAAAAAAAAGAGGCTTCCTAAGGATGCCTCTTTGCTTCTTATGACACGCACTACTTCGTGCAAGTATTATTTTACCCAAAAAACGGTTTTTGTCAAGTTCTTTTTCAGCAATTGCCCGGATATCAGGCGGCCCCGTGACGGGCCTTATTCCACCTCTTTCGGGGACACTATACAAGCTATATCCGTGTCAAAGGGAGGCACTTCCAGCCTCAATTTTCCCCTATAAGGGGTGGCCACACAGGACGAAACAGCCTTACCTGATACCGTATCGTACCACTCCACGTTATAGTCATACCTACCTGTCAGGTCCATCACATCGAAGAAAGCGCCTTCTATCCTGCCCACCGTGTCAGTGGGCATCGACACGGCGTTGTTCTTCACCCAGAAGAGCATCTTCCCGCCAACCTGTATGCCTGCACACATAGCGTTCTCGTAAATACTGTCGACATATCCCTTGAACGTCACTTTCTCAATGCTTACCCAGTCCCCGCCCTTGTTGCTCAAGGTCAACGTATGCCTGCCGCGAGGCAAAGGCACGTCGATATCCATATCATATTCGCATTGGTAAAGGTCCCATTCCTCTTTGTATCGGCTTTTTTTCCACGGGCCCTCTCCCGGGCCTGTCGGTAACCTTTTTTTCAGCACTTCTTTGCCGTCGATCAGGACCACGAGTTCCGCGTCCTGGCTCACCTTTCCTATATTTATGACCGCTTTCCCGGGTCGGGAACCGTCATAGTCGAATATCATGTCCTTTTTTATGGACATCTTATCAGTGCCATGCAGGTATTTATTAGGGTTGCCTGTCCCCGACAATGACCCGTCACGCGAGACAAAGAACCTGTTGGGACCTATTTCCCCCCATTCATTCCGCGTGGATATCTCAACGTCCCGGGGAGAAGTGTTGCGCGCCACCTCATAGGGTCTCATTACCCCGGATGTTACGATATATTTGAAGGGACCGTTCCAATCCAGTCCCGACAGGATAAGTGAAAGCCCCTTATAATGGTGATAGAGTTTTTTAGGCCTTATATAGCTGTCCCACCACCAGTTCATGGCCGTACCCATGGCTCCGGATACCAGTGAAGCC contains the following coding sequences:
- a CDS encoding glutamine synthetase III, encoding MTMKDNRISVETVADYYGEEVFGTKTMRNYLSEKAYRSLLSTIKEGTSIDPSIANEVADAMKTWAVSKGATHFTHWFQPLTGSTAEKHDSFIQPDDEGGVIMQFSGNELIKGEPDASSFPSGGLRATFEARGYTAWDPTSPAFIKRGENSATLCIPTAFCSYHGEALDKKTPLLRSVAALSKQVCRLAGLFGIDTKNKRAYATLGPEQEYFLVDQSFYEARLDLIQTGRTLFGKAPAKHQQMEDHYFGAIRTRVIEFMEDLDRELWTLGIPSKTRHNEVCPAQFEIAPVFEEQNLSVDHNMIIMEVLRKIAEKHGLVCLMHEKPFAGVNGSGKHNNWSVVGPDGKNWLSPGNNPHENAKFLTMICALMMAIDTNADLLRASVATAGNDHRLGANEAPPAILSIFLGEQLTDIIEQIEKGGAKTSKEGGTLEIGVTSLPPLPRDVTDRNRTSPFAFTGNKFEFRAVGSNQSCSGSNIVLNTIVADALDEICTRLEKNVRSKKDFNEALQKIIKDIVKKHKRILFNGDNYTEKWHKEAEKRGLPNLKKTPEALESMASEKAMKLFEKHKVLSRTELRSRNEIYKEQYEKTIAIEASVALDMAKTLIIPAALEYQGDLAGTIMDTKALKIKVDSSEALLREICGYIEETMKGVKVLEKAIQSHSPEKMLKAMETLRGSVDELESVIPEDIWPLPSYTEMLFLM
- a CDS encoding GAF domain-containing protein; this translates as MNKSPEKEYLATLNRISKAITSDLYLEDILRLIVNLTANVMGAKICALWLLDEEKGELRIRATQAMSQEYLKERAIRVGEGIVGLVARDKEPVAISDILNDKRYKQKALAKKEGFVSMLSVPMMVKDKVIGVINVYTVDMYEFTKDDIHLLSTVANQAAVAIENTELMVKSKIIQEELETRKKVEKAKGILMKEQSISEEEAYTMLRKSSMNKRVSMKEIAEAVILSQEIRKW